The following proteins are encoded in a genomic region of Sulfurovum indicum:
- a CDS encoding lysophospholipid acyltransferase family protein, with translation MMPQISVENYLIHHYPAIEHFPALAKKLLFSSVRKLFHENQINDFLEKNRYKDAYSFIEAVLDYFEVDIALKQKEMSHVPPYGRVVIIANHPLGTLDAMAMIYLLKDVRKDIKIVANSFLKEFENLKELIIPVDNISGKMSRETLEGIYSALESEKAVIIFPSGEVSRARPNGVKDTAWKSGFYKIAKKTYSPILPVYIKATNSKSFYLLSMLNRSFATATLPHEMFKARGKEIRFTIGNPVPYESYCIQGVPQKEAVKLIRKHFYRVARGKPNLLKVQKGISLAEAPSDIKHALSQGELLGETADGKQIILYESELENCVIKEIGRLREISFRHVGEGSGEKRDVDSYDFYYKHIVIWDDSDLEIAGAYRIGECAQIIEDFGGEGLYTSTLFKYDKAFEPYFCRGLELGRSFVQPKYWNSRALDYLWQGIGAYIKSHPAIRYLFGPVSLSDSFTPQAKALIIYFYQHYFPDRKMLVAHKARYKIPKEMKAYCEDIFCGHDYRADQRILKEELSYMGYTIPPLYKQYAEVCEEGGVQFMDFGYDKHFNYCIDGFIFVDLDFMKESKRKRYIGE, from the coding sequence ATGATGCCGCAGATCAGTGTAGAAAATTATCTGATACATCACTACCCTGCCATAGAACATTTCCCTGCGTTGGCAAAAAAACTACTCTTCTCTTCTGTCCGTAAGCTCTTCCATGAAAACCAGATCAATGATTTTCTGGAAAAGAACAGATATAAAGATGCCTACAGCTTCATTGAAGCGGTACTGGACTATTTTGAGGTAGATATTGCTTTAAAGCAGAAAGAGATGAGTCATGTTCCTCCTTATGGACGGGTAGTGATTATCGCAAACCACCCTTTAGGCACACTGGATGCCATGGCAATGATATATCTGCTCAAAGATGTCAGAAAAGATATCAAGATCGTGGCCAACTCATTTTTGAAAGAGTTTGAGAATCTTAAAGAACTTATTATCCCTGTGGATAATATCAGCGGTAAGATGAGCAGGGAGACACTTGAGGGGATCTATAGTGCATTGGAGAGTGAAAAGGCTGTGATCATCTTTCCTTCAGGAGAGGTGAGCCGTGCAAGACCCAACGGCGTCAAGGATACTGCATGGAAGTCCGGGTTTTACAAAATTGCCAAAAAGACCTACTCTCCCATCCTTCCTGTCTATATCAAAGCAACCAATTCCAAAAGTTTTTATCTGCTCTCCATGCTCAACCGTTCATTTGCAACGGCAACCCTGCCGCATGAAATGTTCAAGGCACGGGGTAAAGAGATAAGATTTACTATAGGTAATCCTGTTCCGTATGAGAGCTACTGTATACAGGGAGTTCCCCAAAAAGAGGCAGTAAAGCTTATTAGAAAACATTTTTACCGTGTTGCAAGAGGGAAACCGAATCTTCTTAAGGTACAAAAGGGTATCTCTCTGGCTGAAGCACCGAGCGATATCAAGCATGCACTCAGCCAGGGAGAACTTTTGGGAGAGACAGCGGATGGAAAACAGATCATTCTCTATGAGAGTGAGCTGGAGAATTGTGTGATCAAAGAGATCGGGCGTTTGCGTGAAATCAGTTTTCGCCATGTGGGAGAGGGTTCGGGGGAGAAAAGAGATGTGGACAGTTATGATTTTTACTATAAACATATTGTGATCTGGGATGACAGTGATCTTGAGATCGCAGGTGCCTACCGTATAGGAGAGTGTGCACAGATTATTGAAGACTTTGGGGGTGAAGGGCTTTATACCAGTACACTTTTTAAGTATGATAAAGCATTCGAACCCTACTTTTGCAGGGGCCTTGAACTTGGAAGAAGTTTTGTGCAGCCGAAATACTGGAACTCAAGAGCGCTGGATTACCTGTGGCAGGGGATCGGTGCATATATCAAAAGCCATCCGGCTATCCGTTATCTGTTTGGTCCTGTGAGTTTGAGTGACAGTTTCACACCGCAGGCAAAAGCGCTCATTATCTATTTTTACCAACACTATTTTCCGGACAGGAAAATGCTGGTAGCACACAAAGCACGCTATAAAATACCTAAAGAGATGAAAGCATATTGTGAAGATATATTCTGCGGACATGACTATAGAGCTGACCAGCGTATTCTGAAAGAGGAGCTTAGCTATATGGGATACACGATACCGCCTCTTTACAAACAGTATGCAGAGGTATGTGAGGAGGGTGGTGTACAGTTTATGGACTTTGGCTATGACAAGCATTTCAATTACTGTATAGATGGTTTCATTTTTGTTGATCTGGACTTTATGAAAGAGAGCAAAAGAAAACGTTATATTGGAGAATAG
- the pstS gene encoding phosphate ABC transporter substrate-binding protein PstS has product MTLKKIVTAALAASVALTALNADELKGRGASFPGPVYKAWTSEYFAATGNKVNYTPTGSGDGIKSITKRMVDFAGSDKPLKPKKLQKEKLYMFPSVIGSIVLAYNIDGVKDGELKLSRAAIDAIFSGKAKFWDDAVITKENTGLKLPHAPITTCVRADKSGTTFNFTYFLNKINPDVKVSKKPTWKAAKVVAGKSNSGVSANIQQIKNSIGYIEYSYKIKLGLPAAQVENKEGKFINPTVKSFQDAAKYATWTPDNDFYAVIGDPAGSTSYPIVAATFILLPQEKSEKNKQVTAFIDWAYTNGDKAAADLGYVPLPKETKDQIRKYWEAKGIK; this is encoded by the coding sequence ATGACATTGAAAAAGATCGTTACTGCTGCTCTAGCAGCATCTGTTGCCTTGACTGCCCTTAATGCGGACGAGCTTAAAGGTAGAGGAGCATCTTTCCCCGGACCTGTATATAAAGCCTGGACATCTGAGTACTTTGCTGCAACAGGCAACAAAGTGAACTATACCCCGACAGGTTCAGGTGACGGTATCAAATCGATCACAAAAAGAATGGTGGATTTTGCAGGTTCGGACAAACCGCTTAAGCCAAAGAAGCTTCAAAAAGAGAAGCTCTATATGTTCCCGTCTGTAATCGGATCCATTGTACTTGCATATAATATAGACGGTGTGAAAGACGGTGAATTGAAACTGAGCCGTGCTGCGATCGATGCGATCTTCTCCGGCAAGGCAAAATTCTGGGATGATGCGGTCATCACGAAAGAGAATACCGGACTTAAGCTGCCCCATGCACCTATCACGACCTGTGTAAGAGCGGACAAGTCCGGTACGACATTCAATTTTACATATTTTCTTAACAAGATCAACCCGGATGTTAAAGTAAGTAAAAAACCGACTTGGAAGGCAGCCAAGGTGGTTGCAGGCAAATCAAACTCCGGCGTATCTGCAAATATCCAGCAGATCAAGAACTCCATTGGCTATATTGAGTACTCATACAAGATCAAGTTGGGCCTTCCTGCTGCACAGGTAGAGAACAAAGAGGGTAAATTCATCAATCCGACAGTCAAGTCTTTCCAGGATGCTGCCAAGTATGCTACATGGACACCGGACAATGATTTCTATGCTGTTATCGGTGATCCTGCAGGTTCAACTTCCTATCCGATAGTAGCCGCAACATTCATTCTTCTTCCACAGGAAAAGAGTGAGAAAAACAAGCAGGTTACAGCATTCATTGACTGGGCATATACCAACGGTGACAAGGCAGCAGCTGATCTTGGATATGTTCCTCTTCCGAAAGAGACGAAGGATCAGATCAGAAAATACTGGGAAGCAAAAGGTATCAAGTAG
- the pstC gene encoding phosphate ABC transporter permease subunit PstC, whose protein sequence is MSGKLFRNFSFISATLSFFLLVGIFAVLFSYAQEALHTFGFDFLWNEQWEPDEDDEGGVFGGYIPIVGTLLSTVLAMVLATPLAMGIAIFLTEIASEKVAKPVSVAIELLAAIPSIIYGMWGLFYFAPIVQAVFGGNGVGLLTAGIVLAIMIIPFMAAITRDSMNTTPAVLKESAYAMGATKFEVIKDVVMPYAKGGIIGSIILALGRALGETMAVAFLIGSVMSTVGKVTDPTTSIPVLLANNFAEAEDLEMSSMYFLALILFAISFAVISFAKFYFLGRKAK, encoded by the coding sequence ATGAGTGGAAAACTCTTTCGAAACTTCTCTTTTATTTCAGCGACACTCTCCTTTTTTCTGCTGGTAGGTATTTTTGCCGTTCTCTTCAGCTATGCACAGGAAGCACTGCATACGTTTGGGTTTGATTTCCTCTGGAATGAACAGTGGGAGCCGGATGAAGATGACGAGGGTGGTGTATTTGGCGGATATATTCCTATAGTAGGTACACTTCTGAGTACCGTGCTCGCTATGGTGCTCGCTACACCGTTAGCTATGGGAATTGCCATTTTTTTAACGGAGATCGCTTCAGAAAAAGTGGCAAAACCTGTCTCTGTCGCTATTGAGCTTCTTGCCGCGATTCCGAGTATTATCTACGGGATGTGGGGCCTTTTCTACTTCGCTCCCATTGTACAGGCGGTTTTTGGGGGCAATGGTGTCGGACTTTTGACTGCAGGGATAGTCCTGGCGATCATGATCATTCCTTTCATGGCTGCGATCACCAGAGACTCAATGAACACTACGCCGGCAGTGCTTAAAGAGTCAGCCTATGCAATGGGTGCCACCAAGTTTGAGGTGATCAAAGATGTGGTGATGCCGTATGCAAAAGGTGGGATTATCGGTTCGATCATTCTGGCCCTTGGACGGGCATTGGGAGAGACGATGGCGGTAGCTTTCCTGATAGGTTCGGTCATGAGTACTGTAGGCAAAGTAACAGATCCGACAACATCCATTCCGGTACTTCTGGCAAACAATTTTGCCGAAGCGGAAGATTTGGAGATGAGCAGTATGTACTTCCTGGCACTTATTCTTTTTGCAATAAGTTTTGCTGTTATCTCCTTTGCAAAATTCTATTTCCTTGGCAGAAAGGCAAAATAA
- the pstA gene encoding phosphate ABC transporter permease PstA, whose protein sequence is MNRLLLNKIILVLSTLSALTGIGFLFWILATLSYKGIVSIHWDTFTKDLVEGGIRNLLVGQFTMALIATAVAVPVGMMAGIYLREYGHGSRLASIIRNLSDVMMSAPSIVIGVFVYALLVDPFGGYNGWAGAVALAIMMIPIIISTTDNMLALVPQELREAGIALGGSKHKIILQIVIRAAKVGIMTGVLLSFARIIGETAPLLFTSANNQFFTMDMSEQFPSLTVSIYNLATYPDEASRELAWAASFILTVIVLCINLLGRFVIRNKK, encoded by the coding sequence ATGAATAGACTCTTACTCAACAAGATCATTCTTGTTCTTTCGACACTCTCTGCATTGACAGGGATCGGCTTCCTGTTTTGGATCCTTGCTACACTCAGCTACAAGGGAATCGTCAGTATCCATTGGGATACCTTTACCAAAGATCTGGTGGAAGGGGGGATCAGAAACCTGCTGGTCGGCCAGTTTACGATGGCACTGATCGCTACAGCAGTGGCTGTTCCTGTAGGCATGATGGCAGGGATCTATCTTAGAGAGTACGGACATGGTTCCAGACTTGCTTCGATCATTAGAAATCTCAGTGATGTTATGATGTCGGCTCCCTCTATAGTGATTGGTGTTTTTGTCTACGCGCTTCTTGTTGATCCATTTGGCGGATATAATGGCTGGGCAGGGGCAGTGGCCTTGGCGATCATGATGATTCCGATCATTATCTCTACGACGGATAATATGCTTGCACTTGTACCCCAGGAGCTTAGAGAAGCAGGTATCGCTCTGGGAGGAAGCAAGCACAAGATCATTTTGCAGATCGTAATCAGGGCAGCAAAGGTGGGTATTATGACAGGGGTTCTGCTCTCTTTTGCCCGAATCATTGGAGAGACCGCACCGCTGCTCTTTACCTCGGCGAACAACCAGTTCTTTACGATGGATATGAGTGAACAGTTCCCGTCATTGACGGTCAGTATCTATAATCTGGCAACCTACCCGGATGAGGCAAGCCGTGAGTTGGCATGGGCGGCATCATTCATTTTGACGGTGATCGTACTGTGTATCAACCTTTTGGGACGATTTGTCATCCGAAATAAAAAGTAA
- the pstB gene encoding phosphate ABC transporter ATP-binding protein PstB encodes MADKNVVMEAKSFSFFYPGAEAPSLNKIDLPVMENKITAMIGPSGCGKSTLLRSMNRIHDLYPGNTYKGEINLYKADGSKENILKIKKENDFIRLRQEVGMIFQKPTPFPMSIFDNVAYGLRLSGVKNRTELADRVEHALKGAAIWKETKERLGESALGMSGGQQQRLCIARAVALKPRVLLFDEPTSALDPISTGAIEELISELKKEISVVIVTHNMQQASRLSDYTAFMYLGELIEYDDTEKIFLNPGKKLTEDYITGRFG; translated from the coding sequence ATGGCAGACAAGAATGTAGTAATGGAAGCAAAGAGTTTCTCTTTCTTCTACCCGGGAGCGGAAGCCCCTTCCCTTAACAAGATCGATCTTCCTGTTATGGAAAACAAGATCACGGCAATGATCGGACCGAGCGGTTGCGGAAAGTCGACACTGCTTCGCTCCATGAACCGTATTCATGATCTCTATCCGGGTAACACCTATAAAGGAGAGATAAACCTTTATAAAGCAGACGGAAGCAAAGAGAATATTTTAAAGATAAAAAAAGAGAATGATTTTATCCGTCTGCGACAGGAGGTTGGAATGATCTTTCAGAAGCCCACTCCTTTCCCTATGAGCATTTTTGACAATGTAGCCTACGGACTAAGGCTCTCAGGAGTGAAGAACAGGACAGAGCTTGCCGACCGTGTAGAGCATGCACTCAAGGGTGCAGCAATATGGAAAGAGACCAAGGAGAGACTGGGTGAGAGTGCCCTTGGAATGTCAGGCGGACAGCAGCAGCGTCTCTGTATTGCCAGAGCGGTAGCACTCAAGCCAAGGGTACTGTTGTTTGATGAACCGACTTCAGCACTCGATCCCATCTCTACCGGAGCGATCGAAGAGCTTATCTCTGAACTGAAAAAAGAGATATCAGTAGTGATCGTTACCCATAATATGCAGCAGGCAAGCCGTTTGAGTGACTATACGGCATTTATGTACCTGGGTGAGCTGATCGAATATGATGATACGGAAAAGATCTTTCTCAATCCGGGGAAAAAACTGACAGAAGACTACATTACAGGCAGGTTCGGGTAG
- a CDS encoding phosphate signaling complex PhoU family protein, whose product MLTKYQEARHAVRSQIIETAEILASANAEGLRALEASDTVKLEVIRKTLKPVSEYTEKIDNDIVLIFARYTPEAKDLRELVSYLKITSALNRIKTNINNYLKNMQSMLAEEDDNIVQFIKESLSINRCTINAFEKTLAMFKTFDDNEKIKQFAIEIDVEYAKTDDIYALLEKSVLQKMGEADGKAEEYFNLLKYIRKNLKIIDRLDSIAQRIIFARMGGKL is encoded by the coding sequence ATGTTGACAAAATATCAGGAAGCAAGACATGCGGTAAGATCACAGATAATAGAGACTGCAGAGATACTGGCCAGTGCGAATGCAGAGGGCTTAAGAGCGCTTGAGGCTTCCGATACGGTCAAGCTGGAAGTAATACGCAAGACACTTAAACCAGTGAGTGAGTATACAGAGAAGATCGATAATGATATCGTTCTGATCTTCGCCCGCTATACACCTGAGGCAAAAGACCTTCGTGAACTGGTCTCCTATCTTAAGATTACATCGGCACTTAACCGCATTAAGACCAATATTAATAATTATCTGAAAAATATGCAAAGCATGCTGGCCGAAGAAGATGACAACATTGTACAATTTATCAAAGAATCTCTCAGTATTAACCGCTGTACAATCAATGCATTTGAGAAAACACTTGCAATGTTCAAGACATTTGATGACAATGAGAAGATCAAACAGTTTGCCATTGAGATCGATGTAGAGTATGCCAAGACAGATGATATCTATGCACTGCTTGAGAAGAGTGTTCTGCAGAAGATGGGTGAAGCAGACGGCAAGGCTGAAGAGTATTTCAATCTTTTAAAATACATCCGAAAAAATCTTAAGATCATTGACAGGCTTGACAGTATTGCCCAGAGGATCATATTTGCACGTATGGGCGGGAAGCTCTAA
- a CDS encoding alkaline phosphatase PhoX gives MSKIQWSLFLLILTVVAVKIILLDPKEVHLLASKIEKISFEPVPLSKTDAEKSTLRISNRLYLTYENNRTVTYPLQYHQIAKMGEKIGGGTIGLLTDREERGLKNRDGKPHISTEPDGNSLITSGGRHFLITHLEEAPGALYETELVMGEGKVLTAIETKSVDLSRTGGSIIDCASSKTVYGSHLGGEENYAMNSRYADKASPFYIDCLLDGSSQTSDGVFHYFCDYVEGMKAYLNENNISKENGYNGREFTPYNYGYIIEVKPDENGSTEAAKHYVTGRYSPELAVMMPDHRTLYMSDDGNYKGFWKFVSDEPIEQFRKVWKGRLYAAKLTQLSDRNGGKFKVQWRELGHASDSEIKALIDKKMKLSDIFEIAKPDKNGVCPGGFKKINEDSAVECLKIKSGMHKAAAFLESRKYAAYLGATMEFRKGEGLSYDPQRNRLYFAISTINKSMEDDHDGEESLNDIRLPENICGAVYALDLDSNYSVQKMEAMVIGKPLREYEPFSEEYRCHPDAIANPDNIMYLGKSILVIGEDSRNHVNNMLWAYNINEKSLTRIASLPIGAEVTGLDKTVIEGKGLLLFNVQHPFADNPKNVEEDTPNEVLVEESTDEQKRAQIGYIGGIPKVMIFQ, from the coding sequence ATGTCTAAAATCCAGTGGTCCCTGTTTCTGCTGATCTTGACCGTAGTTGCAGTGAAAATCATACTGCTTGACCCAAAAGAGGTACATCTTCTGGCCTCAAAGATCGAAAAGATTTCGTTTGAACCGGTTCCCCTTTCCAAAACGGATGCAGAAAAGTCTACCTTGCGTATTTCAAACCGTCTGTATCTTACCTATGAGAACAATCGTACCGTTACCTATCCGCTGCAGTATCATCAGATCGCAAAGATGGGAGAGAAGATCGGAGGCGGTACGATCGGATTGCTTACAGACAGAGAGGAGAGAGGGCTTAAAAACAGGGATGGTAAACCGCATATCTCTACCGAACCGGACGGTAACTCTCTCATTACATCTGGAGGCAGACATTTTCTGATCACCCATCTGGAAGAGGCACCCGGAGCTCTTTATGAAACAGAACTCGTTATGGGAGAGGGAAAAGTTTTGACAGCGATCGAAACAAAGAGTGTGGATCTCAGCCGGACTGGAGGGAGCATTATTGACTGTGCAAGTTCAAAAACGGTTTATGGCAGCCATCTTGGAGGGGAGGAGAACTATGCCATGAACTCCCGTTATGCAGACAAGGCTTCACCTTTTTATATTGACTGTCTTCTGGACGGCAGCTCGCAAACAAGTGATGGAGTATTTCACTACTTCTGTGATTATGTTGAAGGTATGAAAGCCTATCTCAATGAAAACAACATCAGCAAAGAGAATGGATACAACGGACGGGAGTTTACACCGTACAACTACGGATATATTATTGAGGTCAAACCTGATGAAAACGGTTCGACAGAAGCAGCAAAACACTATGTAACCGGGCGCTACAGCCCGGAGCTTGCAGTGATGATGCCTGATCACAGAACGCTGTATATGTCAGATGACGGCAACTATAAAGGGTTCTGGAAATTTGTTTCGGATGAACCGATAGAGCAGTTCAGGAAAGTATGGAAAGGGAGGCTGTATGCCGCGAAGCTGACACAACTCTCTGACCGGAACGGGGGTAAGTTTAAAGTGCAATGGCGTGAGCTTGGCCATGCCAGTGACAGTGAGATCAAAGCGTTGATCGACAAGAAGATGAAGCTGAGCGATATCTTTGAGATCGCCAAGCCTGACAAGAACGGGGTATGTCCCGGGGGCTTTAAAAAAATAAATGAAGACAGTGCTGTGGAGTGTCTGAAGATCAAATCGGGGATGCACAAAGCAGCTGCCTTTTTGGAAAGCAGAAAGTATGCTGCCTATCTGGGTGCGACAATGGAGTTTAGAAAGGGCGAAGGGCTTAGCTATGACCCACAACGGAACAGACTCTATTTTGCCATCAGTACGATCAATAAAAGTATGGAAGATGACCATGACGGAGAAGAGAGCCTTAATGATATCAGGCTGCCTGAAAATATCTGCGGAGCAGTCTACGCTTTAGATCTTGACAGTAACTACAGCGTGCAGAAAATGGAAGCCATGGTCATAGGAAAACCACTCAGGGAGTATGAGCCATTTTCCGAAGAGTATCGCTGCCATCCTGATGCCATAGCCAATCCGGACAATATCATGTACCTTGGGAAGAGTATTCTGGTCATAGGAGAAGACAGCAGGAACCATGTCAATAATATGCTATGGGCATATAATATCAATGAGAAAAGCTTGACACGTATCGCCTCTTTGCCCATTGGGGCTGAGGTTACAGGATTGGATAAGACAGTGATAGAAGGGAAGGGTCTTCTGCTCTTTAATGTACAGCATCCGTTTGCAGACAATCCTAAAAATGTGGAAGAAGATACTCCGAATGAAGTACTTGTAGAGGAGAGTACTGATGAACAGAAACGTGCCCAGATCGGTTATATAGGCGGTATTCCCAAAGTGATGATCTTCCAATAG
- a CDS encoding response regulator transcription factor, with translation MQNNIEIIVIEDEEDILELIEYHLIKEGYEVTGFLSTENVERFLEEESPSLMIVDRNLPGVEGSAFVAHLRKMGYDIPVIFLTAKDKESDLESGFEAGGDDYMTKPFNPRELTLRVKALLKRSGVLQKQEKVKYKSLTLDLASKILSVNGKEVSLTNLEFNLLYTFLKHIDKPLTRDFLRNEAWGSEGESVNDNAVNVAINRLKHKIDPDNKEGYFHPVWGVGYKFA, from the coding sequence ATGCAAAACAACATAGAGATCATCGTCATCGAGGACGAAGAGGATATTTTGGAATTGATCGAATATCACCTTATAAAAGAGGGATATGAGGTGACCGGTTTTCTATCGACTGAGAATGTGGAACGTTTCCTTGAAGAGGAGAGCCCCTCTTTGATGATCGTTGACCGCAATCTTCCGGGAGTGGAAGGGAGTGCTTTCGTGGCACATCTGCGGAAGATGGGATATGATATTCCAGTGATCTTTTTGACGGCCAAAGACAAAGAAAGTGACCTTGAATCCGGCTTTGAAGCAGGCGGAGATGACTACATGACCAAACCGTTTAACCCAAGAGAGTTGACCCTGAGAGTCAAGGCACTGCTTAAACGTTCCGGTGTTCTCCAAAAACAGGAAAAAGTCAAATACAAGTCGTTGACACTCGACTTGGCTAGCAAGATACTTTCTGTCAACGGGAAAGAGGTCTCACTAACCAATCTTGAGTTCAATCTGCTGTATACATTCCTTAAACATATTGACAAGCCGTTGACAAGGGATTTCCTCCGTAATGAAGCCTGGGGGTCTGAAGGAGAAAGTGTCAATGACAATGCTGTTAATGTTGCGATCAACCGTCTCAAGCACAAAATAGATCCGGATAATAAAGAGGGCTATTTTCATCCGGTATGGGGTGTAGGGTATAAGTTCGCATAG
- the recQ gene encoding DNA helicase RecQ, whose product MNKIETLEHYFGHSRFRPLQEEVIDAIMAKQDVLMILPTGGGKSLCYQLPTLMMKGVTVVVSPLLALMHDQVVALRANGIPAVMLSSMQDMEESQMIEKQLRSGEVKFLYVAPERLTNGYFLNLLHQLDINFFVIDEAHCVSEWGHEFRENYRRLSLLKEQFATIPIAAFTATATKMVEEDIAANLGLKAPKRVRGSLFRENLTIQAKHRIKDGREQLLAFLKQHEGESGIIYTLSRKSTESVAHFLQNQGLEARAYHAGLSTQEKNSTYQDFVADRVQIVVATIAFGMGIDKSNIRFVVHMTMPKTLENYYQEIGRAGRDGLESETLLLFSASDIVQQKMFIEDLPETPYKEHAFNKLESMVRFANSENCRHQSVAAYFDDRINVCGDKCDNCSAPASQKVDITTAARKLLSAIARTDQKFGLHYVIDILRGSKEQRILQNGHDKLTVYGIGEEYSKSQWLTIGDKLLEIGALSIGEFKVYKLTSFGVEVLKGEHHVSLKESRLSIQKAAPKRKVTYFDDYDVEVYDKLRDLRTRIASENGIPPYIIFSDKTLKDLSAKQPKSREEMLEVHGIGEVKFDRYGEAFLTLLAEKSTE is encoded by the coding sequence ATGAATAAAATAGAAACACTCGAACACTACTTTGGGCACAGCCGATTCAGACCACTTCAGGAAGAGGTGATCGATGCAATAATGGCAAAGCAGGATGTACTGATGATTCTTCCTACAGGAGGGGGGAAGTCACTCTGCTACCAACTACCCACACTCATGATGAAAGGGGTTACAGTCGTGGTCTCTCCGCTTTTGGCACTCATGCATGACCAGGTCGTAGCACTCAGAGCCAATGGTATTCCTGCAGTGATGCTCTCCTCCATGCAGGATATGGAGGAGAGTCAAATGATCGAAAAACAGCTTAGAAGTGGAGAGGTAAAATTTCTTTATGTGGCACCAGAGCGTTTGACAAACGGCTATTTTCTCAATCTTCTGCATCAACTTGATATCAACTTCTTTGTAATCGATGAAGCCCACTGTGTGAGTGAGTGGGGGCATGAATTCAGAGAAAATTATCGCCGTCTCTCTTTGCTCAAGGAGCAGTTTGCCACGATACCGATCGCTGCTTTTACTGCAACCGCAACAAAGATGGTCGAAGAGGATATTGCTGCCAATCTTGGATTGAAAGCTCCCAAACGTGTCAGGGGTTCACTTTTCAGAGAGAATTTGACCATTCAGGCAAAACACCGTATCAAAGACGGACGTGAACAACTGTTGGCTTTTTTGAAGCAGCATGAAGGTGAATCAGGCATCATCTACACGCTTTCAAGAAAGTCGACAGAGTCGGTTGCCCACTTTCTGCAGAACCAGGGCCTCGAAGCCAGAGCATATCATGCAGGGCTCTCTACCCAGGAGAAGAACAGTACTTACCAGGATTTTGTTGCAGACAGAGTCCAGATCGTAGTTGCGACCATTGCGTTTGGTATGGGGATCGACAAGAGCAACATTCGTTTTGTCGTACATATGACAATGCCAAAGACACTGGAAAATTACTACCAGGAGATCGGCCGTGCAGGGCGTGACGGTCTTGAGTCAGAGACCCTGCTTCTCTTTTCTGCATCCGATATCGTACAGCAGAAGATGTTTATAGAGGATCTTCCTGAGACACCCTATAAAGAGCATGCATTCAACAAGCTTGAGAGTATGGTACGCTTTGCCAACTCAGAGAATTGCCGTCACCAGAGCGTAGCAGCATATTTTGATGACAGGATAAATGTATGTGGTGATAAATGTGACAACTGTTCAGCACCGGCATCCCAAAAAGTTGACATTACTACAGCTGCACGAAAACTGCTCTCCGCGATTGCCAGAACCGATCAGAAATTCGGTCTGCACTATGTGATCGATATTCTCAGAGGAAGCAAGGAACAGCGTATTTTACAAAATGGTCATGACAAGTTGACAGTTTACGGTATTGGGGAAGAGTACAGCAAATCCCAGTGGCTGACCATCGGTGACAAACTGCTTGAGATAGGGGCACTGAGTATCGGAGAGTTTAAAGTCTACAAACTGACATCTTTTGGAGTAGAGGTACTTAAAGGAGAGCATCATGTCTCTCTTAAAGAGAGTCGGCTCAGTATCCAAAAAGCAGCACCCAAACGCAAGGTGACCTACTTTGATGACTATGACGTGGAAGTGTATGACAAGCTGAGGGATCTGCGTACCCGTATCGCTTCGGAGAATGGCATTCCTCCCTATATTATATTTTCAGACAAGACACTGAAAGACCTCAGTGCCAAACAGCCAAAAAGCAGAGAAGAGATGCTTGAAGTCCATGGGATCGGTGAAGTAAAATTTGATCGGTACGGGGAAGCGTTTTTGACACTGCTTGCAGAAAAAAGTACAGAATAG